One window from the genome of Nicotiana tomentosiformis chromosome 5, ASM39032v3, whole genome shotgun sequence encodes:
- the LOC104102194 gene encoding uncharacterized protein, translating into MAVSLTRLSWWWWGGKEKEPVSNGSSSMNPLQDFGFGLKEQGDSLKFKSVRGANNVASSTTRKVKRKWKSREERIKRVDKKYDVVLVPSDGVCLSGSESDDSDWSIGWLEPHAPDFQNDDEADDSFAVLVPCYRHDCIREIEEPNNQFLSAIENLSNEYSAEGKKYMKQWLSSLQNF; encoded by the exons ATGGCAGTTTCTTTGACTCGTTTATCATGGTGGTGGTGGGGTGGGAAAGAGAAAGAACCAGTGTCTAATGGTTCTTCTTCAATGAATCCATTGCaagattttggatttgggttgaaGGAACAAGGTGATAGCTTGAAGTTTAAGTCAGTGAGGGGAGCTAATAATGTGGCCTCCTCAACTACTAGGAAAGTGAAGAGGAAATGGAAGAGTAGAGAGGAGAGGATTAAGAGGGTTGATAAGAAGTATGATGTAGTGTTGGTGCCATCGGATGGTGTTTGTTTATCAGGTTCTGAATCCGATGACTCGGACTGGTCTATTGGGTGGCTGGAACCACATGCCCCTGATTTCCAGAATGATGATGAGGCTGATGACAGTTTTGCTGTGTTGGTTCCTTGCTACAGGCATGATTGTATTAGAGAAATAGAAGAGCCAAACAATCAGTTTTTAAGCGCCATTGAGAACCTTTCAAATGAGTATTCTGCTG AGGGTAAGAAGTACATGAAGCAATGGCTATCTTCTCTTCAGAATTTTTGA